The proteins below come from a single Candidatus Poribacteria bacterium genomic window:
- a CDS encoding PorV/PorQ family protein, translating into MHNTTFKNQAMWRFASTISILLVIVAFLWTVPSDATTNVGTAGAQFLKIGPGARVDSLGGAFSGLANDATTIYWNPAGLSQLKQTSFSDTHTIWLADTRYNYLAFATPVEKVGTLGASVTFLNVPDTEITTLAKPDGTGLWYSAWDAAVSVAYSRQLYEKESGVNLSFGINAKYIHQQIHRESATGVAVDVGTLYHTGWRSLRIGMCFSNFGPEMRFSGPDLATGAEEAGDSRNADYRPYPDTTNPTRKAELETVEFPLPSNFRLGIAYDLLDSGDNLLTVALDANHPNDNSERLNLGLEYWYRKMAAIRGGYKLRLGPDSGDDEEGLTLGLGIHMNFAVTMLSLDYAFADFGPLQRAHRVSLGLKF; encoded by the coding sequence ATGCATAACACTACTTTCAAGAATCAAGCAATGTGGCGATTCGCCTCGACAATTTCGATTCTCTTAGTTATCGTTGCGTTTTTATGGACGGTTCCGAGTGACGCAACCACCAACGTTGGAACTGCCGGTGCACAGTTTCTGAAAATTGGTCCCGGAGCGCGGGTGGACAGCTTGGGAGGTGCGTTTAGCGGGCTTGCCAACGATGCTACCACTATCTACTGGAATCCAGCCGGGTTAAGCCAACTCAAGCAGACTAGCTTTTCGGACACACATACAATATGGCTTGCCGATACTCGATATAACTACCTCGCGTTTGCCACGCCGGTAGAAAAGGTAGGCACCTTGGGAGCAAGCGTTACATTTCTTAACGTCCCCGATACGGAAATCACAACGCTTGCAAAGCCTGATGGAACGGGGCTTTGGTACTCTGCGTGGGATGCGGCGGTATCGGTGGCATATTCCAGACAGCTCTACGAAAAAGAGTCGGGAGTCAATCTCTCCTTCGGTATCAACGCCAAATACATCCATCAGCAAATCCATCGGGAAAGCGCCACAGGGGTCGCTGTTGATGTTGGGACTCTCTACCACACAGGTTGGAGAAGTTTACGCATAGGGATGTGTTTCTCCAACTTCGGGCCCGAGATGCGTTTCAGTGGTCCAGACCTTGCGACTGGTGCCGAAGAAGCGGGGGATTCCAGAAATGCGGACTATCGCCCCTATCCAGACACGACGAATCCGACACGAAAGGCTGAACTAGAAACCGTAGAGTTTCCACTGCCCTCCAATTTCCGGCTCGGCATCGCCTACGATCTGCTTGATAGTGGGGATAATCTCCTCACCGTCGCACTTGATGCCAACCATCCAAACGACAACAGCGAACGACTGAACCTCGGATTAGAGTATTGGTACAGAAAGATGGCAGCGATTCGTGGCGGGTATAAGCTCCGCTTGGGTCCCGACAGCGGTGATGATGAAGAAGGACTGACGCTCGGCTTGGGGATCCACATGAATTTTGCTGTAACCATGCTGTCCCTAGATTATGCGTTTGCTGACTTTGGCCCTTTGCAACGGGCACATCGTGTGAGCCTCGGCTTGAAATTCTAA
- a CDS encoding aminopeptidase P family N-terminal domain-containing protein, translating to MLFNKTRAQEYMRRCGVDVLVATSPVNITYFSDYRCWIDPAHQAIPIRPLPMQSSH from the coding sequence GTGCTTTTCAATAAAACCCGCGCACAGGAGTATATGCGTCGCTGCGGTGTGGATGTCTTGGTGGCAACCTCGCCGGTCAACATCACCTATTTTTCGGATTATCGGTGCTGGATTGATCCGGCGCACCAAGCGATCCCGATCCGACCGCTGCCTATGCAATCTTCCCACTAG
- a CDS encoding aminopeptidase P family N-terminal domain-containing protein: MASPTFAVNASDLWVQDVHIFGDHGLDGSLPLPALSDAEQRIFDVLHRPQQNATSTDALLSVLTARGLTDARIGIEMEGLSPRAKEAIEAGLPKAQIKDCSNLIR, translated from the coding sequence GTGGCAAGCCCGACGTTTGCGGTGAACGCATCCGATCTGTGGGTGCAAGACGTGCATATCTTCGGTGACCACGGGTTGGACGGTTCGTTGCCGCTGCCAGCGTTGTCCGATGCAGAGCAGCGCATCTTTGATGTACTCCACAGACCGCAGCAAAACGCCACATCGACCGATGCGCTCTTGAGCGTTCTTACAGCACGAGGGTTGACTGACGCCCGAATCGGAATTGAGATGGAAGGGCTATCACCGAGGGCAAAAGAGGCGATCGAGGCAGGACTGCCAAAGGCACAGATCAAGGATTGTTCAAATCTCATTCGCC